One genomic segment of Rivularia sp. PCC 7116 includes these proteins:
- a CDS encoding 2Fe-2S iron-sulfur cluster-binding protein: MPKITAQGKTVECESGSNLRKVLLDNNIDLYNGNAKTINCRGLGTCGTCAVAIQGEVSEPSWKEKTRLGLPPHSSESDRRLACQTKVLGDIRVTKYDGFWGQGSEVVF; this comes from the coding sequence ATGCCTAAAATAACTGCTCAAGGAAAAACTGTTGAATGCGAATCTGGTAGCAATCTGCGAAAAGTCTTGTTGGATAATAATATTGACCTTTATAACGGTAATGCAAAAACTATTAATTGTAGGGGGCTTGGCACTTGCGGTACCTGTGCGGTGGCAATACAGGGTGAAGTGTCGGAACCTAGTTGGAAAGAGAAAACAAGATTGGGGCTTCCTCCTCATTCTTCCGAGAGCGATCGCCGTTTAGCTTGTCAAACCAAAGTATTAGGAGATATCCGCGTTACTAAGTATGATGGCTTCTGGGGACAGGGTTCTGAGGTGGTATTTTAA